One genomic region from Verrucomicrobiia bacterium encodes:
- a CDS encoding type II secretion system protein, with amino-acid sequence MHWNLRPLRRPRGFTQVELLMTAAILTVLAGLLLPAVSRARSRALGAVCRSNLRQWGIATFLFASDNNGLLPLDGTPNGRSTDAGWYVDLPRTMGMAPYQAMAWRTNPSVPVGNSIWICPANPRRSNQHNLFHYCLNRHVNGSGSGLQALLADVPRPQRTIWMFDNGGLAAVAGPNNVHTNLHRRGCHFLMLDGHAVRRPNSEYWDFPNQRGRTDHPELRWDPWE; translated from the coding sequence ATGCACTGGAATCTACGTCCCCTGCGGCGCCCCCGCGGCTTCACGCAGGTGGAATTGCTGATGACTGCGGCGATTCTGACTGTTCTGGCCGGGCTGCTGTTGCCGGCGGTGTCGCGGGCGCGATCCCGGGCCCTCGGAGCCGTATGCCGAAGCAACCTGCGCCAGTGGGGCATCGCCACGTTCCTCTTCGCTTCGGACAACAACGGGCTGCTGCCCCTGGACGGTACACCGAACGGGCGCTCGACGGACGCCGGATGGTATGTGGACCTGCCGCGCACCATGGGCATGGCCCCCTACCAGGCGATGGCCTGGCGCACAAACCCGTCGGTGCCGGTGGGGAACTCCATTTGGATCTGCCCGGCGAATCCCCGACGCAGCAACCAGCACAACCTCTTCCACTACTGCCTCAACCGGCACGTCAATGGCTCGGGGTCCGGCCTTCAGGCGTTGCTGGCCGACGTTCCGCGCCCGCAACGGACCATCTGGATGTTCGACAACGGAGGCCTGGCGGCGGTGGCGGGTCCGAATAATGTGCACACGAACCTGCATCGGCGCGGGTGTCACTTTCTGATGCTGGACGGCCACGCAGTTCGGCGTCCGAACTCCGAGTATTGGGACTTTCCGAATCAGCGGGGGCGAACCGATCACCCGGAACTGCGCTGGGATCCTTGGGAGTGA
- a CDS encoding beta-lactamase family protein, producing the protein MAFPVCDEGSSIPRVSRRRRLSEQLVLLLVAAGLCSTVGWAQTTSGRHSPALTPGTPAEVGLSAERLARVDALCAGAVEDGRVPGVEALIARRGRIVYHRAFGLADAEAGRPLEVDAIYRIASQSKAITATGVMMLWEEGRFRLDDPVSKFLPEFKNPRVLDTFNEEDGSWTAVPARREITIRDLLTHTSGLGYGVIDGDPRFKAIYQKAGIVDLFTTRPVTLAENTRRLAELPLHHHPGEKFTYGEGLDVLGRFIEVVSGQPFDVFLQERLFGPLGMKDTGFYLPADKAARLVPVQRPENGRWVRMPVTFYDPDYPITGAKSFFSGGAGLCSTARDYATFLQMYLNGGELNGVRILSRTTVETIQKEQVAQNLWGGGDKHYGLAFGVVTEKGQARGGEGSPGTFDWGGYFNTQYFADPREQLIGILMKQTQGASDDTSWRFRLLVGQSVDD; encoded by the coding sequence ATGGCGTTTCCCGTGTGCGATGAAGGATCCTCGATTCCGCGCGTCTCCCGACGACGCAGGCTGTCGGAACAGCTCGTTCTTCTACTGGTCGCCGCCGGGCTGTGTTCGACGGTGGGTTGGGCCCAGACGACCTCCGGACGTCACTCGCCGGCATTGACTCCGGGGACCCCCGCCGAGGTGGGTCTCTCGGCGGAACGGCTTGCCCGTGTGGATGCGCTCTGTGCCGGTGCCGTCGAAGACGGGCGGGTCCCAGGTGTCGAAGCCCTGATCGCGCGGCGCGGACGGATCGTGTACCACAGAGCGTTCGGCCTCGCCGATGCGGAGGCGGGACGTCCTCTGGAAGTGGACGCCATCTACCGCATCGCGTCGCAGTCCAAGGCGATCACGGCGACCGGCGTCATGATGCTCTGGGAGGAAGGTCGCTTCCGCCTCGATGACCCGGTGTCGAAGTTCCTCCCCGAGTTCAAGAATCCCCGAGTTCTGGACACCTTCAATGAGGAGGATGGCTCCTGGACCGCGGTGCCCGCGCGGCGCGAAATCACCATCCGGGACCTGTTGACCCACACCTCGGGACTGGGCTATGGCGTCATTGATGGAGACCCCCGCTTCAAGGCGATCTACCAGAAGGCGGGCATTGTGGATCTGTTCACCACCCGGCCGGTCACCCTCGCGGAAAACACCCGCCGCCTCGCGGAACTGCCCCTGCATCATCACCCCGGCGAGAAGTTTACCTATGGGGAGGGGCTCGACGTCCTCGGCCGGTTCATCGAGGTGGTCTCAGGGCAGCCGTTCGACGTGTTCCTGCAGGAGCGACTGTTTGGCCCGCTCGGCATGAAGGACACCGGATTCTACCTCCCGGCGGACAAGGCCGCGCGGCTGGTGCCGGTGCAACGGCCGGAGAATGGCCGCTGGGTTCGGATGCCGGTCACGTTCTATGACCCGGACTATCCGATCACCGGCGCGAAATCCTTCTTCTCCGGCGGCGCGGGATTGTGCAGCACCGCACGGGACTACGCGACATTCCTGCAAATGTATCTCAATGGCGGGGAACTCAATGGCGTGCGGATCCTCAGCCGCACCACCGTGGAAACGATCCAAAAGGAGCAGGTCGCACAGAATCTCTGGGGGGGCGGCGACAAGCACTACGGACTGGCCTTCGGGGTGGTCACGGAGAAGGGGCAGGCCCGCGGCGGAGAGGGCAGTCCCGGGACCTTTGACTGGGGCGGATACTTCAACACCCAGTATTTCGCCGACCCGCGCGAACAGCTCATCGGGATCCTCATGAAACAGACGCAGGGCGCCAGTGACGATACCTCCTGGCGGTTCCGGCTTCTGGTGGGTCAGTCGGTGGATGACTGA
- a CDS encoding dihydroorotase: protein MNTLLLRGGRVVDPASGLDQTADVLLQEGRVAAVAPCIAPPPDIPVLDVAGHVVCPGLIDLHVHLREPGQTHKEDTHSGALAAARGGFTTVVCMPNTRPAVDNSGTVALIQDRAQGAAVRVEVSGALTRSIAGEELAPIGALAKAGVVALTDDGHCIQNNDLMRRACEYARMFDLPVMDHCQDYGLVADGVMHEGLHSAVLGLRGWPASGEEIIVARNIVLAELTGTPIHCQHLSAAGSVRLLREARARNVPVSGEACPHHFTLTDAALSGSEVFWNGDGACLAAAFFGGQPLPAWPAYHTHFKMNPPLRSAADRAAILDGLADGTLAIIASDHAPHTDSDKDVEFDQAPFGIVGLEVELALSLMALLHSGRLPLPELLAKLTCQPARLLNLRDGRGELRVGGPADVTVFHPDREWTCDRSDTASRSRNNPFHGWRLRGRPVLTVVGGRVAWRDPELPEPVQTP from the coding sequence ATGAACACGCTGCTGCTGCGGGGAGGACGGGTCGTGGATCCGGCCTCCGGACTGGACCAGACAGCCGATGTGCTTCTCCAGGAGGGCCGCGTGGCCGCGGTGGCCCCCTGCATCGCTCCGCCGCCCGACATCCCGGTGCTCGATGTCGCCGGCCACGTGGTCTGCCCGGGACTGATTGACCTGCACGTCCACCTCAGGGAACCGGGTCAGACGCACAAGGAGGACACCCACAGCGGCGCCCTCGCGGCGGCCCGGGGCGGATTCACCACGGTGGTCTGCATGCCGAACACGAGGCCGGCCGTGGACAACTCCGGCACGGTCGCCCTGATCCAGGACCGGGCGCAGGGCGCCGCCGTCCGGGTCGAGGTCAGCGGCGCGCTCACCCGCTCGATCGCCGGCGAGGAACTTGCCCCGATCGGGGCGCTCGCGAAGGCGGGTGTCGTGGCGCTCACCGACGACGGACACTGCATCCAGAACAACGATCTGATGCGCCGGGCGTGCGAGTACGCCAGGATGTTTGATCTGCCAGTAATGGACCACTGCCAGGATTACGGGTTGGTGGCGGATGGGGTGATGCATGAGGGGCTTCATTCCGCCGTCCTGGGCCTGCGCGGATGGCCCGCGTCCGGCGAGGAGATCATTGTGGCGCGCAACATCGTCCTCGCGGAACTGACCGGCACCCCCATCCACTGCCAGCACCTGAGCGCGGCCGGGAGCGTGCGCCTGCTCCGGGAGGCGCGTGCCCGCAACGTCCCGGTCAGCGGCGAGGCCTGTCCGCACCACTTTACCCTCACCGATGCCGCGCTGTCGGGCAGCGAGGTCTTCTGGAACGGCGACGGGGCCTGCCTCGCGGCCGCATTCTTCGGTGGGCAACCCCTGCCTGCGTGGCCCGCCTACCACACGCACTTCAAGATGAATCCGCCGCTGCGATCGGCGGCGGATCGCGCGGCGATCCTCGACGGACTCGCCGACGGCACGCTGGCGATCATCGCCAGCGACCACGCGCCTCACACCGATTCGGACAAGGACGTCGAGTTCGATCAGGCCCCGTTCGGCATCGTGGGGCTGGAAGTGGAACTGGCGCTGTCCCTGATGGCCCTCCTCCACTCCGGACGGCTGCCGCTCCCGGAACTGCTTGCCAAGCTGACCTGTCAGCCCGCCCGGCTGCTGAACCTCCGCGACGGCCGGGGCGAGCTGCGCGTTGGCGGGCCGGCGGACGTGACCGTGTTCCACCCCGACCGGGAATGGACTTGTGACCGATCCGACACGGCCAGTCGTTCCCGCAACAACCCGTTCCATGGCTGGCGGCTGCGGGGACGCCCGGTCCTGACCGTTGTCGGTGGTCGTGTGGCCTGGCGGGACCCGGAGCTGCCGGAACCCGTTCAGACCCCGTGA
- a CDS encoding SRPBCC family protein — translation MEKPEFVYITYIRTTPVKLWEALTDPAQTRQYWGGMINRSDWAKGSRWEHVNEQDSDPLYVFGEILESKPPTRLVLSWMDPENPDDASVVTLDLQPIDDLVRLTVIHGNFKGDSAMQGRISKGWPLVLSSLKSFLETGSSIDIMKSARACE, via the coding sequence ATGGAAAAACCTGAATTCGTTTACATCACGTACATCCGCACCACCCCGGTCAAACTCTGGGAAGCCCTGACCGATCCCGCGCAAACCCGCCAGTATTGGGGCGGAATGATCAATCGTTCCGACTGGGCAAAGGGCTCCAGATGGGAGCATGTGAACGAACAGGACAGTGATCCTCTCTACGTCTTCGGCGAGATTCTGGAGAGCAAACCGCCCACCCGCCTGGTCCTGTCATGGATGGATCCCGAGAACCCGGACGATGCCTCCGTGGTGACCCTCGATCTCCAACCCATTGACGATCTGGTGCGCCTTACGGTCATTCACGGCAACTTCAAGGGCGATTCGGCGATGCAGGGCAGGATCTCCAAGGGCTGGCCACTCGTGCTCTCAAGCCTTAAATCGTTCCTCGAGACCGGGAGCAGCATTGATATCATGAAATCCGCCCGTGCCTGCGAATAA
- a CDS encoding helix-turn-helix transcriptional regulator → MDAVFKALADESRRKLLDALHEDNGQSLTQLCAQLDMSRQAVTKHLALLEAANLVATLWHGREKLHYLNPVPLHEIYGRWIEKYERARLQGLRALKMNLEAGNKEHHHGKT, encoded by the coding sequence ATGGACGCAGTGTTCAAGGCCTTGGCGGACGAAAGCCGCCGGAAGCTTTTGGATGCACTTCATGAGGACAACGGCCAGAGCCTGACCCAACTCTGTGCGCAGCTGGACATGTCGCGGCAGGCCGTGACCAAGCATCTTGCGCTCCTGGAGGCGGCAAACCTCGTCGCCACCCTCTGGCACGGAAGGGAGAAACTGCACTATCTCAACCCGGTCCCGTTGCACGAGATTTACGGGCGCTGGATTGAAAAATATGAGCGCGCCCGCCTGCAAGGGCTGCGGGCTCTGAAGATGAATCTCGAAGCCGGCAACAAGGAACACCACCATGGAAAAACCTGA
- a CDS encoding ThuA domain-containing protein — translation MIRLLSLILASHVAFNLPAADLQSFQGSWVITEAEFDGAPVPGGELLSAVLTIEDGRYGFLMGDLQARGTVTLDASRSPAVMVFEETDGPNVGRQLRGVAELAAEGWRACYAMGEGGIPDGFKTEPGSGRLLLRYARKPGTRTAGPLRVLLVTGGCCHDYATQKELLKAGLESRANVRVDIVYSPDTSTRPPLAILGNPDYAQGYDVVLHDECAADVNDPEVVRGVLAPHRKGIPGVNLHCAMHSYRTGNPGQAATPGTPHALWFEYLGLQSSGHGPQKPIELTFTDPVHPITRGMTAWTTINEELYNNVKVWESAQPLVQGRQGDGDRPGQNNAIVAWTHEYGPAKARVFSTTLGHNNDTVADARYLDLVTRGLLWACGRLQEDGRPAVGAGAGGQ, via the coding sequence ATGATCCGTCTCCTCTCCCTCATCCTCGCTTCCCATGTTGCCTTCAATCTGCCGGCGGCGGACCTGCAGTCCTTCCAGGGCTCTTGGGTCATCACCGAGGCGGAATTCGATGGGGCGCCGGTGCCGGGAGGGGAGTTGTTGTCAGCGGTTCTCACGATCGAGGACGGACGCTATGGCTTCCTGATGGGTGATCTGCAGGCCCGGGGTACGGTGACGCTTGACGCTTCGAGATCGCCCGCGGTGATGGTGTTCGAGGAGACCGACGGCCCCAACGTCGGTCGCCAGCTCCGCGGTGTGGCCGAGCTGGCCGCAGAGGGCTGGCGCGCGTGTTATGCGATGGGCGAGGGCGGGATCCCGGATGGGTTCAAGACCGAACCCGGCAGCGGACGCCTCCTCCTGCGCTATGCTCGCAAGCCCGGGACCCGCACGGCCGGACCCCTCCGGGTCCTGCTGGTCACGGGAGGCTGCTGCCACGACTACGCGACCCAGAAGGAACTGCTCAAGGCCGGCCTTGAATCCCGGGCCAACGTCCGCGTGGACATCGTTTATTCACCCGACACCAGCACCCGGCCGCCGCTCGCCATCCTGGGAAATCCGGACTACGCACAGGGGTATGACGTGGTCCTGCACGATGAATGCGCGGCGGATGTCAATGATCCGGAGGTGGTCCGGGGCGTTCTGGCACCGCATCGGAAGGGGATCCCCGGGGTCAATCTTCATTGCGCCATGCACAGCTACCGGACGGGCAATCCCGGACAGGCTGCCACGCCGGGCACGCCCCACGCGCTGTGGTTCGAATACCTGGGGCTGCAGTCCAGCGGCCACGGCCCGCAGAAGCCGATTGAGCTGACGTTCACCGATCCGGTCCATCCGATCACCCGCGGCATGACCGCGTGGACCACGATCAACGAGGAACTCTACAACAATGTGAAGGTCTGGGAGTCCGCCCAGCCACTGGTGCAGGGCCGTCAGGGGGACGGGGATCGCCCCGGACAAAACAATGCGATCGTGGCCTGGACCCACGAGTATGGTCCGGCGAAGGCCCGGGTCTTCTCGACAACCCTGGGCCACAACAACGACACGGTGGCGGATGCCCGCTATCTGGACCTGGTGACCCGTGGCCTGCTCTGGGCCTGCGGACGCCTGCAGGAAGACGGGAGACCGGCGGTGGGCGCCGGGGCAGGCGGGCAATAG
- a CDS encoding CotH kinase family protein: MRPPCATVGVVWILLAAWLAAGAGLHAASGREAAAAALFAGPVPTFEITVAPDDADRLRHEPRSYVPAEVRVDGVRYTRVGIHLKGAAGSFRDFDDRPALTLNFDKFVKGQRCSGLEKLHLNNSAQDDSLTSEFLASRLHREAGVPTALSGHARVRLNGRDLGVYVLKEGYDAFFLRRQFPSGNPAPGNLYDGGFLQDVDARLERDTGKGPADHSDLRALRRAATTPVAKRGASLEQVLDVDRFLTCLAIQALTDDWDGYGRNRNNYRIYFDPVSGRAVFIPHGMDQLFADPGAPVNPDWQGLIARRVLEVPEFRDRYGRKLTNLLERQFTWQWMSNHLALVEAQLLPVLAGNSSEQHPSWSREFRKQSNRIAARIRNVRRQLGLPPDAALAAMQSAPMPPEPLTGWHPRPQQGAAILDERTEDGRRTLHLEARRRGTVASYRTSQVLPPGEYVLEGLARTKSLTVAPGMPGRGAGLRISGADRQQSLSGDTDWTPLHYEFELEDDAEVEFVLEIRADRGEAWFDLDALRLRRR, translated from the coding sequence ATGCGTCCTCCGTGCGCCACCGTGGGAGTCGTCTGGATCCTCCTGGCCGCATGGCTCGCGGCCGGCGCCGGCCTCCACGCCGCCTCCGGCCGCGAGGCCGCGGCCGCGGCACTCTTCGCCGGGCCCGTGCCCACGTTTGAGATCACCGTGGCGCCGGATGATGCCGACCGCCTGCGCCACGAGCCGCGGAGCTACGTCCCGGCCGAAGTCCGGGTTGACGGCGTCCGCTACACCCGGGTCGGCATCCACCTCAAGGGGGCGGCGGGCAGCTTCCGCGACTTTGACGATCGTCCTGCGCTGACGCTGAACTTCGACAAGTTCGTCAAGGGTCAGCGGTGTTCCGGCCTCGAAAAGCTGCATCTCAACAATTCCGCCCAGGACGACTCCCTGACCTCGGAGTTTCTGGCCAGCCGGCTGCATCGCGAGGCCGGAGTGCCCACGGCGCTTTCCGGCCATGCCCGGGTGCGGCTGAACGGACGCGACCTCGGTGTGTATGTTCTCAAGGAGGGATACGATGCCTTCTTTCTCCGCCGTCAATTCCCGTCCGGCAATCCCGCCCCGGGCAACCTGTATGATGGCGGCTTCCTGCAGGATGTGGACGCCCGGCTGGAGCGCGACACCGGGAAGGGACCGGCGGATCATTCCGATCTCCGGGCGCTTCGCCGCGCCGCCACCACTCCGGTGGCGAAACGCGGGGCCTCCCTGGAGCAGGTTCTGGACGTGGACCGGTTCCTCACCTGTCTCGCGATCCAGGCCTTGACCGACGACTGGGACGGCTACGGACGCAACCGCAACAACTACCGCATCTACTTCGACCCCGTCAGCGGCCGCGCGGTGTTCATCCCGCACGGAATGGACCAGTTGTTTGCGGATCCGGGAGCTCCAGTGAATCCGGACTGGCAGGGGCTGATCGCGCGCCGGGTCTTGGAGGTGCCGGAATTTCGGGACCGGTATGGGCGGAAGCTCACCAACTTGCTGGAGCGGCAGTTCACGTGGCAGTGGATGTCGAACCATCTCGCCCTGGTTGAGGCGCAGCTGCTGCCGGTGCTGGCCGGAAACTCCTCAGAACAACATCCGTCCTGGTCCCGCGAGTTCCGCAAACAGTCCAACCGCATCGCGGCGCGCATCCGCAATGTGCGGCGGCAACTTGGGCTCCCGCCGGACGCCGCCCTCGCCGCAATGCAGTCCGCACCGATGCCTCCCGAGCCCCTGACCGGATGGCATCCGCGCCCGCAACAGGGCGCCGCGATCCTGGACGAACGGACTGAGGACGGACGAAGGACCCTACATCTGGAAGCCCGGCGAAGAGGCACCGTGGCCTCCTACCGGACCTCACAAGTCCTGCCCCCAGGCGAATACGTGCTGGAGGGTTTGGCGCGCACGAAGTCCCTCACCGTGGCGCCCGGCATGCCAGGCCGGGGGGCGGGATTGCGCATCAGCGGTGCCGACCGCCAGCAATCGCTGTCCGGCGACACGGACTGGACGCCGCTCCATTACGAATTTGAGCTCGAGGACGACGCTGAGGTGGAATTTGTCCTCGAGATCCGGGCCGACCGCGGTGAAGCGTGGTTCGATCTCGATGCCCTTCGCCTGCGGCGCCGGTAG
- a CDS encoding 3-isopropylmalate dehydratase produces the protein MQSTFTGPVYVVRDNIDTDQIIPAQYLNLVPTIPDEYEKLGSFALCGLPDDAYPVRFVAAGQMDTPYPIVISGRNFGCGSSREHAPIAMGAAECQCVVAESFARIFFRNCIATGELYPIECVDRLCEVFKTGDVATVDIDANLIRHHGTGQTYALKPLGEVRPVVDAGGIFDYARRTGMIPTRAAGTPA, from the coding sequence ATGCAGAGCACGTTCACCGGTCCGGTCTATGTCGTCCGCGACAACATTGACACCGACCAGATCATCCCCGCGCAGTACCTGAACCTCGTCCCCACAATCCCCGACGAATATGAGAAGCTCGGCAGCTTCGCCCTGTGCGGACTCCCCGACGATGCGTACCCGGTGCGCTTCGTCGCCGCGGGACAGATGGACACCCCCTACCCCATCGTGATCTCCGGACGCAACTTCGGCTGCGGCAGCTCCCGCGAGCATGCCCCGATCGCCATGGGCGCCGCCGAATGCCAGTGCGTGGTCGCCGAAAGCTTCGCCCGCATCTTCTTCCGCAACTGCATCGCGACCGGGGAACTATACCCGATCGAGTGCGTGGACCGCCTGTGCGAGGTCTTCAAGACCGGGGACGTCGCCACCGTGGACATTGATGCGAACCTCATCCGACACCATGGGACCGGACAGACCTACGCACTGAAGCCCCTTGGCGAAGTGCGACCGGTGGTGGATGCCGGGGGAATTTTCGATTATGCCCGCCGGACCGGCATGATCCCGACCCGCGCTGCAGGGACCCCTGCGTAG
- the carA gene encoding glutamine-hydrolyzing carbamoyl-phosphate synthase small subunit — protein sequence MSTAILALEDGTVFEGGAFGARATVAGEVCFNTSMTGYQEILTDPSYKGQIVTMTYPLIGNYGVSDQDSESWAPHAAGLVIRELSPVVSNWRADRSLSAYLESHGIPGIQGLDTRALTKKLRVRGAMAGCLSTAGLSAEAALDQARTWGGMEGRDYVSAVTHKEPFDWDPDDRESPAFAVTQGGDAVDPRQVRGALPPADLPIVAFDYGMKYNILRRLRQHGFRVRVVPAHTPAAEVLRQRPAGVFLSNGPGDPAALGDIVREARALVDSGIPMFGICLGHQVLGQAFGGRTFKLKFGHRGGNQPVKDLESGRVEITAQNHGFAVDPASLPSEVVVNRINLNDRTVEGMRHRTRPVFCVQYHPEAAPGPHDSTALFAEFRELVKRRG from the coding sequence ATGAGCACGGCGATTCTCGCATTGGAAGACGGCACGGTATTTGAGGGCGGCGCCTTTGGCGCGCGGGCCACGGTCGCAGGTGAGGTGTGCTTCAACACCTCGATGACGGGCTACCAGGAGATCCTCACGGATCCCTCCTACAAGGGCCAGATCGTCACAATGACCTACCCGCTCATCGGGAATTACGGTGTCAGTGACCAGGATTCGGAGTCGTGGGCGCCGCATGCCGCCGGCCTCGTGATCCGCGAATTGTCCCCGGTGGTCAGCAACTGGCGGGCCGACCGGTCGCTGTCGGCGTACCTCGAATCCCATGGGATCCCGGGAATCCAGGGTTTGGACACCCGGGCCCTCACCAAGAAGCTCCGCGTGCGGGGTGCCATGGCGGGTTGCCTGTCCACGGCGGGACTTTCCGCGGAGGCGGCATTGGATCAGGCGCGGACCTGGGGGGGCATGGAGGGGCGGGATTACGTCTCGGCGGTCACCCACAAGGAGCCCTTCGATTGGGATCCTGACGATCGTGAATCGCCGGCATTCGCCGTCACCCAGGGGGGCGATGCCGTTGACCCACGTCAGGTTCGCGGGGCGTTGCCCCCGGCCGACCTGCCGATCGTCGCCTTCGACTACGGCATGAAATACAACATCCTGAGACGGCTGCGTCAGCACGGCTTCCGGGTGCGAGTGGTGCCGGCACATACCCCGGCTGCGGAGGTTCTGCGACAGCGTCCGGCAGGAGTGTTTCTGTCGAACGGGCCGGGAGACCCGGCGGCGCTGGGAGACATCGTGCGCGAGGCACGCGCGCTGGTGGACTCCGGGATCCCGATGTTTGGGATCTGCCTCGGGCACCAGGTCCTCGGACAGGCCTTCGGCGGGCGAACGTTCAAGCTCAAGTTTGGACACCGGGGCGGGAACCAGCCGGTGAAGGATCTGGAGTCGGGGCGGGTCGAAATCACCGCACAGAACCATGGATTCGCCGTGGATCCGGCGTCGTTGCCGTCCGAGGTCGTCGTGAACCGGATCAATCTCAATGACCGGACGGTCGAGGGGATGCGGCACCGCACACGGCCGGTTTTCTGCGTGCAGTACCATCCGGAGGCGGCTCCGGGGCCGCACGATTCCACCGCGTTGTTCGCCGAGTTTCGCGAACTCGTGAAGCGCCGCGGTTGA
- a CDS encoding FHA domain-containing protein produces MPKLVCLTAGFTDRVFDVPAEKASIGRLEDNRFSLPEPSVSSHHCEVFVKGDDIVVKDLNSTNGTFINENQLAPDKEAPLRPGQTLRLGQVEFRYETGKRQTEQPRPTVKIGEAAGSATTVIAKKNAAFTKKTNNTNKIFLAVGAVLVIIIIALLVIAFMGLGQGAP; encoded by the coding sequence ATGCCGAAACTGGTTTGTCTCACCGCCGGCTTTACCGATCGCGTCTTCGACGTGCCCGCGGAGAAGGCGTCCATCGGCCGTCTGGAGGACAACCGGTTTTCGCTCCCGGAGCCCAGCGTCTCGAGCCATCACTGCGAGGTGTTCGTCAAGGGGGACGACATCGTGGTCAAGGATCTCAACTCGACCAATGGCACCTTTATCAACGAGAACCAGCTGGCGCCTGACAAGGAGGCGCCCCTGCGTCCCGGGCAGACGCTCCGCCTGGGTCAGGTTGAGTTCCGCTACGAGACGGGCAAGCGTCAGACGGAGCAGCCCCGGCCGACCGTGAAGATCGGCGAGGCAGCCGGCAGCGCGACGACGGTCATCGCGAAGAAAAACGCCGCCTTCACGAAGAAGACCAACAACACCAACAAGATCTTCCTCGCCGTCGGCGCGGTGCTGGTGATCATCATCATTGCCCTGCTGGTGATCGCCTTCATGGGGCTGGGGCAGGGCGCACCCTGA
- a CDS encoding PIG-L family deacetylase: MNPYAQLVRDYARHFRDGRSHPLGGFPFPDVPEPAPGAPRGLIFSPHPDDECIVGGLALRLQREAGWAIRNVAVTQGSNRSRQAARWAELQDACRYLGFGLIATGPNGLEQVTPASRSGDPAGWCDKVAVIAGILTSENPAAVFVPHRLDWNGTHIGVHHLVADALATLPASFTTTVIETEYWGQMEHPNLMVELGESQVADQVTALSFHVGEVRRNPFHLLLPAWMQDNVRRGSELVGGQGGVAPDFGFATLYRVQRWRDGQLEPTAGVRNLGVSDSPATLFS, from the coding sequence ATGAATCCCTACGCTCAACTGGTCCGCGACTACGCCCGGCATTTCCGGGACGGCCGGTCCCACCCCCTCGGTGGATTCCCGTTCCCGGACGTTCCGGAACCGGCGCCTGGCGCGCCGCGGGGTCTGATCTTCTCGCCGCATCCGGATGACGAATGCATTGTTGGGGGGCTGGCCCTGCGACTGCAACGCGAAGCCGGCTGGGCGATTCGCAATGTGGCGGTGACCCAGGGCAGCAACCGCTCCCGGCAGGCCGCCCGGTGGGCCGAACTTCAGGACGCCTGCCGCTACCTCGGATTCGGCCTCATCGCCACCGGGCCCAACGGGCTCGAGCAGGTCACCCCGGCATCGCGGTCGGGGGATCCCGCCGGCTGGTGCGACAAGGTGGCAGTGATCGCTGGAATCCTGACGTCCGAAAACCCGGCTGCCGTGTTCGTACCGCATCGCCTCGACTGGAACGGCACGCACATCGGTGTGCATCACCTGGTGGCCGACGCGCTGGCCACCCTCCCGGCGTCGTTCACCACCACGGTCATCGAAACCGAGTACTGGGGGCAGATGGAGCATCCGAACCTCATGGTCGAACTCGGCGAGTCCCAGGTGGCCGACCAGGTCACGGCGCTCTCGTTCCACGTCGGCGAGGTCCGGCGGAATCCGTTCCATCTCCTGCTGCCGGCGTGGATGCAGGACAACGTGCGGCGCGGCAGCGAACTCGTGGGAGGTCAGGGTGGGGTGGCGCCGGATTTCGGCTTCGCGACGCTCTATCGCGTGCAACGCTGGAGAGACGGCCAGTTGGAGCCAACGGCAGGCGTTCGCAACCTCGGGGTTTCAGATTCCCCAGCCACCCTGTTTTCCTGA